In one Streptomyces sp. T12 genomic region, the following are encoded:
- a CDS encoding SpoIIE family protein phosphatase: protein MTGSAEDAERTPGRLAALLIDASAEAISAAGGHAAGVYLRSGTPGLLRLAVLEGLPGPLFRPWWRLHVDRPFPVADAYRLGVEVVLPNATETMRRYPQFAAGLPFQFGSLYVPVASGSAVYGVLTVLRPSASDATELLPVRERMAQVAQELASALRTLEAADASAVSWDGGPLCVRPPSGRPPTGRVGRFAWDPVAGVVTADERLNVVLDAAAGKADGTAETFAQALAPGDAERILAALREAAGGRPPALPLYVRAPDGALRLVEVWGPHDDSAPFGAGTVRGVVLDPGQGAVADAAADLLPDGVFCLDRVGAVVYANPHAARLLRRPRTELLGRTLWEGVPWLNQPAVEDHLRGALLSPDPVHFHVRRPSAHGRESAAPSIEGDLLAMSVYPGRDLLTCTLRPGHRMAAGPAGLPDAPGSPETAGAPSLSPLYRPIVLAIALTEAVTARQVSAVVMRELLPAFGGRRLAIYLLQERHLYLAWETGFPKGFLAPFEGVGLDARLPGVETLTSGRPLFFDSMQQLADAYPGIPLDATEGARAFLPLIASGRAVGSCILGFDRPRSFSTEERTVLTAMAGLIAHAMEKAQRYENEAALARGLQQALLPRRLSQHPLVETAGRYLPGTQGMEVGGDWYDVVAAGDGLALVIGDVQGHGVQAAATMGQLRSAVRAFALGDRPPDEVMSGTNRLLIDLDAGLFASCCYIRLDPATGVAQAAVAGHLPPLLRRPDGRTHVVDLPGGVVLGVDPQAQYPVAELLMEPGAVLALYTDGLVERPGVDIDDGISALRVALAKAGAPGARRGGRALAGVADRLTVTARHTADRPDDIALLLATRRATPPHRR, encoded by the coding sequence ATGACTGGGAGCGCCGAGGACGCAGAGCGGACGCCCGGCAGGCTGGCGGCGCTGCTGATCGATGCCTCGGCGGAGGCGATCAGCGCGGCCGGTGGTCACGCGGCCGGGGTCTATCTGCGCTCCGGCACGCCCGGACTGCTTCGTCTGGCGGTGCTGGAGGGGCTGCCGGGGCCGCTGTTCCGGCCGTGGTGGCGGCTGCACGTGGACCGGCCGTTCCCTGTCGCGGACGCCTATCGGCTCGGCGTCGAGGTGGTGCTGCCGAACGCGACGGAGACGATGCGCCGCTATCCGCAGTTCGCGGCCGGTCTGCCGTTCCAGTTCGGGTCCCTGTACGTCCCCGTGGCGAGCGGCTCGGCCGTGTACGGAGTGCTGACCGTGCTGCGGCCCTCGGCGTCGGACGCCACGGAGCTGCTGCCCGTGCGCGAGCGCATGGCGCAGGTGGCGCAGGAGCTGGCGTCGGCCCTGCGGACCCTGGAGGCCGCGGACGCGTCGGCGGTGTCCTGGGACGGCGGACCCCTGTGTGTCCGGCCGCCTTCCGGGCGTCCGCCGACGGGGCGCGTCGGCCGGTTCGCCTGGGATCCGGTGGCGGGTGTCGTGACGGCGGACGAGCGGCTGAACGTCGTACTGGATGCTGCCGCGGGGAAGGCCGACGGCACCGCGGAGACGTTCGCGCAGGCATTGGCTCCGGGGGATGCGGAACGGATTCTGGCGGCGCTGCGGGAGGCGGCCGGTGGCCGGCCGCCGGCCCTGCCGCTGTACGTGCGCGCGCCGGACGGTGCGCTGCGGCTGGTCGAGGTCTGGGGGCCGCACGACGACTCGGCCCCGTTCGGTGCGGGGACGGTACGGGGTGTCGTCCTCGACCCGGGGCAGGGGGCGGTGGCGGACGCGGCGGCCGATCTGCTGCCGGACGGTGTGTTCTGCCTGGACCGGGTGGGTGCGGTCGTCTACGCCAATCCGCATGCGGCGCGGCTGCTGCGCCGGCCGCGCACCGAGTTGCTGGGCCGCACCCTGTGGGAGGGCGTGCCGTGGCTGAACCAGCCCGCCGTCGAGGATCACCTGCGGGGAGCCCTGCTGTCCCCGGACCCGGTGCATTTTCATGTCCGCAGGCCGTCCGCCCATGGGCGTGAGTCCGCTGCCCCGTCCATCGAGGGCGACTTGCTCGCCATGTCCGTCTACCCCGGCCGGGACCTGCTCACGTGCACGCTCCGGCCGGGGCACCGCATGGCGGCCGGTCCGGCCGGACTCCCGGATGCGCCCGGCTCGCCGGAGACGGCCGGTGCGCCTTCGCTCTCTCCCCTGTACCGCCCCATCGTCCTCGCCATCGCGCTGACGGAGGCGGTCACCGCCCGTCAGGTGTCCGCCGTGGTGATGCGGGAGCTGCTGCCCGCGTTCGGCGGCCGCCGGCTGGCCATCTACCTGCTGCAGGAGCGGCATCTGTACCTGGCCTGGGAGACCGGCTTTCCCAAGGGGTTCCTCGCCCCGTTCGAAGGTGTGGGCCTGGACGCGCGGCTGCCCGGCGTCGAGACGCTGACCAGTGGCCGCCCGCTCTTCTTCGACTCGATGCAGCAGCTCGCCGACGCCTATCCGGGCATCCCGCTGGACGCGACGGAGGGAGCCCGCGCCTTCCTGCCCCTGATCGCCTCCGGGCGTGCGGTCGGCTCGTGCATCCTCGGCTTCGACCGGCCGCGCAGCTTCAGCACCGAGGAGCGCACCGTGCTCACCGCCATGGCCGGGCTGATCGCGCACGCCATGGAGAAGGCACAGCGCTACGAGAACGAGGCCGCGCTGGCCCGTGGGCTGCAGCAGGCGCTGCTCCCCCGGCGGCTGTCGCAGCACCCCCTGGTGGAGACCGCCGGGCGCTATCTGCCGGGCACCCAGGGCATGGAGGTGGGCGGCGACTGGTACGACGTCGTCGCCGCCGGGGACGGTCTGGCCCTGGTGATCGGCGATGTGCAGGGGCACGGTGTGCAGGCGGCGGCCACCATGGGCCAGCTGCGCAGCGCCGTGCGGGCCTTCGCCCTCGGCGACCGGCCGCCCGACGAGGTCATGAGCGGCACCAACCGCCTGCTGATCGACCTCGACGCCGGTCTGTTCGCGAGCTGCTGCTACATCCGGCTCGATCCCGCGACCGGCGTAGCCCAGGCGGCCGTGGCCGGGCACCTGCCGCCGCTGCTGCGCCGCCCCGACGGCCGTACGCATGTCGTCGACCTGCCCGGCGGGGTGGTGCTCGGCGTCGATCCGCAGGCCCAGTATCCGGTGGCGGAGCTGCTGATGGAGCCGGGTGCCGTCCTGGCGTTGTACACGGACGGTCTGGTCGAGCGGCCCGGTGTCGACATCGACGACGGGATCAGCGCGCTGCGGGTGGCGCTGGCCAAGGCCGGTGCCCCTGGTGCCCGCCGGGGCGGACGCGCGCTGGCGGGCGTGGCCGACCGGCTCACCGTGACGGCCCGGCACACGGCGGACCGCCCCGACGACATCGCGCTGCTGCTCGCCACCCGGCGGGCCACGCCACCGCACCGGAGATGA
- a CDS encoding HAD family hydrolase, which yields MIHALFETPSAYRPTAAEMAAPVPQVEAVLFDFSNTIFQMIDLETWLGRVAAAGNRADVLEEPGAVAGIALQLRDTFRLPAVVALQEGRDLSCERHRRAMQGWWGHVDFLRGVEETAYRELTAPDAWLPYPDTEPTLRALRARGLRIGIVSDFAWDLRVHLAHAGLEDLVDACVISCEVGREKPDPQLFLKACADLGADPRATLMVGDNPGRDGGATACGMRAYILPAEPRTGDRGLAEVLRLVT from the coding sequence GTGATACACGCCCTGTTCGAAACCCCCAGTGCCTACCGTCCCACCGCCGCGGAGATGGCCGCTCCCGTACCGCAGGTCGAGGCCGTGCTGTTCGACTTCAGCAACACGATCTTCCAGATGATCGACCTGGAGACATGGCTGGGGCGGGTCGCCGCCGCCGGCAACCGTGCCGACGTGCTGGAGGAGCCCGGTGCCGTGGCAGGGATCGCGCTACAACTGCGGGACACCTTCCGGCTGCCCGCCGTCGTCGCCCTCCAAGAGGGCCGCGACCTCTCCTGCGAACGGCACCGCCGCGCCATGCAGGGATGGTGGGGGCACGTCGACTTCCTGCGGGGCGTCGAGGAAACGGCGTACCGGGAACTCACCGCACCCGACGCCTGGTTGCCCTACCCCGACACCGAACCCACCCTCCGTGCGCTGCGCGCCCGCGGACTGCGCATCGGGATCGTGAGCGACTTCGCCTGGGACCTGCGGGTCCACCTGGCCCATGCCGGTCTCGAGGACCTGGTCGACGCGTGCGTGATCTCCTGCGAGGTGGGCCGGGAGAAGCCCGACCCGCAGCTGTTCCTCAAGGCCTGCGCCGACCTCGGCGCCGATCCCCGGGCCACGCTCATGGTCGGCGACAACCCGGGACGGGACGGCGGCGCCACCGCCTGCGGTATGCGCGCCTACATCCTCCCGGCCGAACCGCGCACCGGCGATCGGGGGCTGGCCGAAGTCCTCCGGCTCGTGACCTGA
- a CDS encoding DeoR/GlpR family DNA-binding transcription regulator, with the protein MPARTRSSQAAVEERRQSVLRHVVEHGETRIDELADHFGVSLMTMHRDLDDLVRRSLLRKERGRAVPFPAVLMETATRFREGAAISAKEALCHAALGHIRPGSTVLMDDSTTLFPLAPALAELEQITVVTNSVGLAQRLGSAPGLDVTLLGGRYHADFNSCTGPELTRTLSRIHADLALMSATAVHAGRLFHPLSEYVEVKLAMLESAERALLLVDHSKFGKTATHAYGTVADYATVITDTGTPDTEIAALRDLGVPVEAVDPGEHAP; encoded by the coding sequence GTGCCCGCCAGGACTCGGTCGTCGCAGGCCGCCGTGGAGGAGCGGCGTCAGTCCGTGCTGCGCCACGTCGTCGAACACGGCGAGACCCGGATCGACGAACTCGCCGACCACTTCGGCGTCAGCCTGATGACGATGCACCGCGACCTCGACGACCTCGTCCGGCGCTCCCTTCTCCGCAAGGAGCGCGGCCGGGCCGTCCCCTTCCCGGCGGTGCTCATGGAAACGGCGACCCGCTTCCGAGAAGGCGCCGCCATCTCGGCCAAGGAGGCCCTGTGCCATGCCGCACTCGGCCACATCAGGCCCGGCAGCACGGTCCTCATGGACGACTCCACCACCCTCTTCCCCCTCGCACCCGCCCTGGCCGAGCTTGAGCAGATCACCGTCGTCACCAACTCGGTCGGCCTGGCACAGCGTCTGGGGTCCGCGCCGGGCCTGGACGTCACCCTGCTCGGCGGGCGCTACCACGCCGACTTCAATTCCTGCACGGGCCCCGAGCTCACCCGTACCCTCTCCCGCATCCACGCCGACCTCGCCCTGATGTCCGCCACCGCCGTCCACGCGGGCCGGCTCTTCCACCCCCTGAGCGAATACGTCGAGGTCAAGCTGGCCATGCTCGAATCCGCCGAGCGGGCCCTGCTCCTCGTGGACCACTCGAAGTTCGGCAAGACCGCCACCCACGCGTACGGCACGGTGGCCGACTACGCCACGGTCATCACCGACACCGGCACCCCCGACACCGAGATCGCGGCCCTCCGCGATCTCGGCGTCCCCGTCGAAGCCGTCGACCCCGGAGAGCACGCCCCGTGA
- a CDS encoding cupredoxin domain-containing protein, whose protein sequence is MATTLMTFVRRNVGPGLAAGALAGILVACGGGNDDGGGSTSSPPEQSGEPGTTRVDVKMTDYKMQLSRTTLEAGDYTFVAKNDGQHDHALEIEGSGTEEETRTLAPGESANLTITLKDGTYEVYCPVDGHKDLGMKTELTVGGTASTDGGTNTTDGNGY, encoded by the coding sequence ATGGCGACGACGCTCATGACGTTCGTGCGCAGGAACGTCGGGCCCGGGCTGGCCGCCGGAGCACTGGCGGGCATCCTCGTGGCGTGCGGGGGCGGAAACGACGACGGTGGTGGCTCGACATCGTCGCCTCCGGAGCAGAGCGGCGAGCCGGGAACCACCCGGGTGGACGTGAAGATGACCGACTACAAGATGCAGCTTTCCCGGACGACGCTGGAGGCGGGTGACTACACCTTCGTCGCCAAGAACGACGGACAGCACGACCATGCCCTGGAGATCGAGGGCTCGGGAACGGAGGAGGAGACGCGGACGCTGGCACCCGGAGAGTCGGCGAACCTCACCATCACGCTGAAGGACGGCACGTACGAGGTCTACTGTCCCGTCGACGGGCACAAGGACCTGGGCATGAAGACCGAGCTCACCGTGGGCGGCACCGCCTCGACGGACGGCGGCACCAACACGACCGACGGCAATGGCTACTGA
- a CDS encoding carbohydrate ABC transporter permease — MTHAAAVAPGARLNKLLRRRDDHGGAPRLSPLWTFVAWLATLVFFAPVAWMVLTSFHQEADAATNPPAPFAPFTFDQYKLLFSRDITPFLLNSAMASVISTLLVLALAVPAAYALSIKPVKKWTDVMFFFLSTKFLPAIAALLPVYLIVQEVGMLDNVWTLIVLYTAMNLPIAVWMMRSFLAEVPKEILEAAEVDGANLLTVLWRVVAPVAMPGLAATSLICFIFSWNEFMFAVNLTATNASTAPVFLVGFITNEGLFLARLCAAATLVSLPVLIAGFAAQDKLVRGLSLGAVK, encoded by the coding sequence ATGACTCACGCAGCAGCCGTCGCCCCCGGGGCAAGGCTCAACAAGCTCCTCCGACGACGCGACGACCACGGCGGTGCGCCACGGCTGTCGCCGCTTTGGACCTTCGTCGCCTGGCTCGCCACGCTGGTGTTCTTCGCGCCCGTGGCGTGGATGGTGCTCACTTCCTTCCACCAGGAGGCGGACGCGGCGACCAACCCGCCGGCCCCCTTCGCCCCCTTCACCTTCGACCAGTACAAGCTGCTGTTCAGCCGGGACATCACCCCGTTCCTCCTCAACTCGGCCATGGCCAGCGTCATTTCGACGCTTCTGGTGCTCGCCCTGGCGGTGCCGGCGGCGTACGCGCTGTCCATCAAGCCGGTCAAGAAGTGGACCGACGTGATGTTCTTCTTCCTGTCCACCAAGTTCCTGCCCGCCATCGCGGCCCTGCTGCCGGTCTACCTGATCGTCCAAGAGGTCGGGATGCTGGACAACGTGTGGACGCTGATCGTCCTCTACACCGCCATGAATCTGCCGATCGCGGTGTGGATGATGCGCTCGTTCCTCGCCGAGGTCCCCAAGGAGATCCTGGAGGCGGCCGAGGTCGACGGCGCCAACCTCCTCACCGTGCTGTGGCGGGTCGTGGCACCCGTCGCCATGCCGGGACTCGCCGCCACCTCGCTGATCTGCTTCATCTTCAGCTGGAACGAGTTCATGTTCGCCGTCAACCTCACCGCGACGAACGCGTCGACCGCACCGGTCTTCCTCGTCGGCTTCATCACCAACGAGGGCCTGTTCCTCGCCCGGCTGTGCGCGGCGGCCACGCTGGTCTCCCTGCCCGTCCTCATTGCCGGATTCGCCGCCCAGGACAAGCTCGTTCGCGGCCTCTCCCTGGGAGCCGTTAAGTGA
- a CDS encoding RNA polymerase sigma factor translates to MRSLGPPLDRLSDEALLAGMATGAPEIALAFVRRFQRMVFGIAIAVVGDPQLAEDIAQQTFERAWRHAQVYDSRRGSVKTWLGTITHNLAIDAVRARNATPVSPEDLDALLGIVTRTPEQWALADDAAARIRAAVAGLPRQQARAVVMAGIYGMTARQVSEFEGIPLGTAKSRIRTAMGKLRTVLGPERADHD, encoded by the coding sequence ATGCGGAGCTTGGGCCCACCACTCGATCGGCTCTCGGACGAGGCGCTGCTGGCAGGAATGGCGACCGGCGCCCCGGAGATCGCCCTGGCATTCGTCCGCCGGTTCCAGCGCATGGTCTTCGGTATCGCCATCGCGGTCGTCGGCGACCCCCAGCTCGCCGAGGACATCGCCCAGCAGACCTTCGAAAGGGCTTGGCGGCACGCGCAGGTCTACGACTCCCGGCGCGGATCGGTGAAGACCTGGCTGGGGACCATCACGCACAATCTGGCGATCGACGCAGTCCGCGCGCGCAACGCGACCCCGGTCTCCCCCGAGGACCTCGACGCTCTGCTCGGCATCGTGACCCGGACGCCCGAACAGTGGGCACTGGCCGACGATGCGGCAGCCCGGATACGGGCCGCGGTGGCCGGCCTGCCGCGCCAGCAGGCGCGTGCCGTGGTCATGGCCGGGATCTACGGGATGACCGCACGGCAGGTCTCCGAGTTCGAAGGGATCCCCCTGGGCACGGCGAAGTCACGGATCAGGACGGCCATGGGGAAACTGCGGACGGTTCTGGGACCCGAGCGAGCCGATCATGACTGA
- a CDS encoding zinc-binding dehydrogenase, whose protein sequence is MSQQIRRVLVRSIDDITVEHVPAPTADEGELLVRTAVVGVCGSDTHAAQGRHPFMPLPYHPGHEAVGVVAAVASGTDGFAPGDRIIVEPNLYCGQCPQCRTGRYNICEELKVFGCQTPGAMTDLFTIPADRVHHIPEGMTDIEAALVEPLATPVHAVAKAGDLTGRTVAVLGAGPIGLLVLAAARHAGAAKIAVTDLLPGKRERALRLGADAALPADAADLTEQARAALGGAVDVVFDCVAREQSMAQATDLVTKGGRIIVVGVGAAGTTPVRLDLIQDREISVEGTLMYTADDYRTAIALIASGAVDTDEIVTATFPLEEAAKAFTASLAPEHVKVLVTVEAP, encoded by the coding sequence ATGTCCCAACAGATCCGCCGTGTCCTCGTCCGGTCGATCGACGACATCACCGTCGAGCATGTCCCCGCGCCGACCGCCGACGAGGGCGAACTCCTCGTCCGCACCGCCGTGGTGGGCGTGTGCGGCTCCGACACCCACGCCGCCCAGGGCCGCCACCCGTTCATGCCCCTTCCCTACCACCCCGGACACGAGGCGGTCGGCGTCGTCGCCGCCGTCGCCTCAGGCACCGACGGGTTCGCCCCGGGCGACCGGATCATCGTCGAGCCGAACCTGTACTGCGGGCAGTGCCCCCAGTGCCGTACCGGCCGCTACAACATCTGCGAGGAGCTGAAGGTCTTCGGATGCCAGACCCCCGGCGCCATGACCGACCTGTTCACCATCCCCGCCGACCGCGTCCACCACATCCCCGAGGGCATGACCGACATCGAGGCCGCACTCGTCGAACCACTGGCCACCCCGGTGCACGCCGTGGCCAAGGCCGGTGACCTCACCGGACGTACCGTGGCCGTCCTCGGCGCCGGACCCATCGGGCTGCTCGTGCTCGCCGCCGCCCGGCACGCGGGCGCCGCGAAGATCGCCGTCACCGACCTGCTGCCGGGCAAGCGGGAGCGCGCCCTGCGTCTCGGCGCCGACGCCGCCCTGCCCGCCGACGCCGCCGACCTCACCGAGCAGGCCCGGGCGGCGCTCGGCGGAGCGGTCGACGTGGTCTTCGACTGCGTGGCCCGCGAGCAGTCCATGGCCCAGGCCACCGACCTGGTCACCAAGGGCGGCCGGATCATCGTCGTCGGCGTCGGCGCCGCCGGAACCACCCCCGTACGCCTCGATCTGATCCAGGACCGCGAGATCAGCGTCGAAGGCACGCTGATGTACACGGCCGACGACTACCGCACCGCCATCGCCCTGATCGCCTCCGGCGCCGTCGACACCGACGAGATCGTCACCGCCACCTTCCCCTTGGAAGAGGCGGCCAAGGCCTTCACCGCCTCGCTCGCCCCCGAACACGTCAAGGTCTTGGTCACCGTGGAAGCGCCCTAG
- a CDS encoding SpoIIE family protein phosphatase/ATP-binding protein, which yields MVRLSGRSGARSARRPSGLRTRGAPDRVFAVPERGIPRDPLADGQRKGLLAGVRSALGGRSVAGQVFLLQVVIVLLLVVAAVVALVLQTRYDTTQEARNRSVAVAEAFANAPGTREALDSPDPSAILQPRAEAAREATGVDFIVVMNTDGIRYSHPKPDRIGKKFVGTLEPALAGKVVVEHITGTIGPLVQAVVPIKDPDGKVVGLVSAGITTKTVGGTADRQLPLVLTAAAVALALSTAGTALVSKRLLRQTHGLGPDEMTRMYEHHDAVLHAVREGVIIVGDEGRLLLANDEAHRLLDLPEDAEGRRVIDLGLAADTAELLDSGRMATDEVHLVKDRLLAVNQRPTHLRGRPSGSVATLRDSTELRALSGRAEEARERLNMLYDAGVGIGTSLDVTRTAEELAEIAVPRFADYATVDLFDAVLAGGQPEAVTRLRRTASSGIRKDAPLYPVGEHLRFVDSSPQARALSDGQAVVEPRLQQASGWRAQDLERSAQVLDFGIHSLIAVPLRAGSLVLGVVSFWRSQKGEPFDADEVALAEELVARAAVSIDNARRYTREHSMAVTLQRSLLPRRLPEQNALDIAYRYLPAQAGVGGDWFDVLPLSGARVALVVGDVVGHGLHAAATMGRLRTAVHNFSALDLPPDELLALLDELVARIDQDETEEGDSAPVAGATCLYAIYDPVSRRCTIARAGHPPPALIRPDGTVEFPDVPAGPPLGLGGLPFETAELELAQDSRLVLYTDGLVEDRERDIDEGLELLRAALAGAGRSPEETCQAVLDGRLPERPSDDIALIVARTRALGADLVAEWQVPSDPAAVAQVRSDVTGTLERWGLEELSFTTELILSELVTNAIRYGGDPIRVRMLRDRTLICEVFDASSTSPHLRYAAMTDEGGRGLFLVAQLAERWGTRYLPTGKVIWAEQPLP from the coding sequence ATGGTCCGACTATCGGGTCGATCCGGGGCCCGGTCGGCCCGTCGTCCGAGCGGTCTGCGCACCCGGGGTGCGCCCGACCGCGTCTTTGCGGTGCCCGAACGGGGAATCCCGCGCGATCCGCTCGCCGACGGGCAGCGCAAGGGCCTGCTCGCCGGGGTGCGGTCGGCGCTGGGCGGGCGCAGCGTCGCCGGGCAGGTGTTCCTGCTGCAAGTGGTGATCGTGCTGCTGCTGGTCGTCGCCGCGGTGGTGGCACTGGTGCTGCAGACGCGGTACGACACCACGCAGGAGGCACGCAACCGTTCGGTGGCGGTCGCCGAGGCGTTCGCGAACGCGCCCGGCACCCGGGAGGCGCTGGACAGCCCGGATCCCAGCGCCATCCTGCAGCCGCGGGCCGAGGCGGCGCGCGAGGCGACCGGCGTGGACTTCATCGTCGTCATGAACACCGACGGCATCCGCTACTCCCACCCCAAGCCGGACCGTATCGGGAAGAAGTTCGTCGGGACCCTGGAACCGGCGCTGGCCGGGAAGGTCGTGGTCGAGCACATCACGGGGACCATCGGTCCGCTCGTGCAGGCCGTGGTCCCCATCAAGGACCCCGACGGGAAGGTCGTGGGCCTGGTGTCGGCCGGGATCACGACGAAGACCGTGGGCGGCACCGCGGACCGGCAGCTGCCGCTGGTCCTGACCGCGGCGGCGGTGGCCCTGGCCCTGTCCACGGCGGGCACGGCCCTGGTCAGCAAGCGGCTGCTGCGGCAGACGCACGGCCTCGGGCCGGACGAGATGACCCGGATGTACGAGCACCACGACGCCGTCCTGCACGCCGTCCGGGAGGGCGTGATCATCGTCGGCGACGAGGGGCGGCTGCTGCTCGCCAACGACGAGGCGCACCGCCTGCTCGACCTGCCCGAGGACGCCGAGGGACGCCGGGTGATCGACCTCGGTCTCGCCGCCGACACCGCCGAACTGCTGGACTCCGGCCGGATGGCCACGGACGAGGTGCACCTGGTCAAGGACCGGCTGCTCGCCGTCAACCAGCGCCCCACCCACCTCAGGGGCCGGCCCTCCGGCAGCGTCGCCACGCTCCGCGACTCGACGGAACTGCGGGCCCTGTCCGGCCGGGCCGAGGAGGCCCGCGAGCGCCTGAACATGCTGTACGACGCCGGTGTCGGCATCGGCACCAGCCTGGACGTCACCCGTACCGCCGAGGAACTGGCGGAGATCGCGGTGCCCCGGTTCGCGGACTACGCCACCGTCGACCTGTTCGACGCCGTGCTGGCCGGCGGGCAGCCGGAGGCGGTGACCCGGCTGCGGCGCACGGCGTCCAGCGGGATACGCAAGGACGCCCCGCTGTACCCGGTGGGCGAGCACCTCCGGTTCGTCGACTCCTCGCCGCAGGCCCGTGCGCTCAGCGACGGGCAGGCCGTCGTCGAGCCGCGGCTTCAGCAGGCGTCCGGCTGGCGCGCCCAGGACCTGGAGCGGTCGGCGCAGGTCCTGGACTTCGGCATCCACTCACTGATCGCAGTGCCGCTCAGGGCGGGCTCCCTGGTGCTGGGCGTGGTCAGTTTCTGGCGGTCGCAGAAGGGCGAGCCGTTCGACGCCGACGAGGTCGCGCTCGCCGAGGAGCTGGTCGCGCGGGCAGCGGTGTCCATCGACAACGCCCGCCGGTACACGCGCGAGCACAGCATGGCGGTGACCCTGCAGCGCAGCCTGCTGCCCCGCCGGCTGCCCGAGCAGAACGCGCTGGACATCGCCTACCGGTACCTGCCGGCGCAGGCCGGGGTGGGCGGCGACTGGTTCGACGTGCTGCCGCTGTCCGGTGCCCGGGTGGCGCTGGTGGTGGGGGACGTCGTCGGCCACGGGCTGCACGCGGCGGCCACGATGGGCCGGCTGCGTACGGCCGTGCACAACTTCTCCGCCCTGGACCTGCCGCCCGACGAGCTGCTCGCGCTCCTCGACGAGCTGGTCGCCCGTATCGACCAGGACGAGACGGAGGAGGGCGACAGCGCTCCGGTGGCCGGTGCGACCTGTCTGTACGCGATCTACGACCCGGTTTCCCGACGGTGCACCATCGCCCGCGCCGGACATCCGCCGCCGGCCCTGATCCGGCCGGACGGCACCGTCGAGTTCCCCGACGTGCCCGCCGGTCCCCCGCTGGGCCTGGGCGGGCTGCCGTTCGAGACGGCCGAGCTGGAGCTGGCGCAGGACAGCCGGCTCGTGCTCTACACGGACGGGCTCGTGGAGGACCGTGAGCGGGACATCGACGAGGGTCTGGAGCTGCTGCGGGCCGCGCTGGCCGGGGCCGGCCGGTCGCCGGAGGAGACCTGCCAGGCCGTACTGGACGGCCGGCTGCCCGAGCGGCCGAGCGACGACATCGCGCTGATCGTGGCGCGGACGCGGGCACTCGGCGCCGACCTGGTCGCCGAGTGGCAGGTCCCGTCCGATCCGGCGGCCGTCGCCCAGGTGCGCTCCGATGTGACGGGGACGCTGGAGAGGTGGGGGCTGGAGGAGCTGTCGTTCACCACGGAGCTGATCCTGAGCGAACTGGTCACCAACGCGATCCGGTACGGCGGTGACCCCATCCGCGTGCGCATGCTGCGCGACCGCACTCTGATCTGCGAGGTCTTCGACGCCAGCAGCACCTCGCCGCATCTGCGCTACGCGGCCATGACGGACGAGGGCGGGCGCGGCCTGTTCCTCGTGGCGCAGCTCGCCGAGCGCTGGGGTACGCGGTACCTGCCCACCGGCAAGGTGATCTGGGCGGAGCAGCCGCTGCCGTAG
- a CDS encoding carbohydrate ABC transporter permease, translating into MTTLTAPLKTAPPPARTHKSSGISKWKRRIPLLPALIFTIVVTQLPFVATLVISTFQWNILKPGDRHFVGLSNFTFVFTDERLRTAVLNTVVLTASVVMISVLLGLGLAMLLDRRFVGRGLARTLLIAPFLVMPVAAALLWKHAIYNPDYGLLNGTLNAVYQFFGADHGPTIDWISSYPMPAVVVSLVWQWTPFMMLILLAGLQAQPGDVLEAARMDGASAMATFRFITLPHLRQYIELGVLLGTIYVVQTFDAVYTITQGGPGSQTTNLPYEIYLTMFRKYEYGQAAAAGVVVVLGSIVIATFALRTIASLFREEVSR; encoded by the coding sequence ATGACCACGCTCACCGCCCCCCTCAAGACAGCACCCCCACCCGCCCGTACCCACAAGTCCTCGGGCATCAGCAAGTGGAAGCGCCGCATCCCCCTGCTGCCGGCGCTGATCTTCACCATCGTCGTCACGCAGCTGCCCTTCGTGGCCACGCTCGTGATCTCCACCTTCCAGTGGAACATCCTCAAGCCGGGCGACCGGCACTTCGTCGGCCTGTCCAACTTCACGTTCGTCTTCACCGACGAACGGCTGCGCACGGCGGTGCTCAACACCGTCGTACTCACCGCGTCGGTGGTCATGATCAGCGTGCTCCTCGGCCTCGGGCTGGCGATGCTGCTCGACCGCCGGTTCGTGGGCCGCGGCTTGGCGCGCACCCTGCTCATCGCGCCGTTCCTGGTGATGCCGGTCGCGGCGGCGCTGCTGTGGAAGCACGCCATCTACAACCCCGACTACGGCCTTCTCAACGGCACCCTCAACGCCGTCTACCAGTTCTTCGGCGCCGACCACGGCCCCACCATCGACTGGATCTCGTCGTACCCCATGCCCGCCGTCGTGGTGTCGCTGGTCTGGCAGTGGACCCCGTTCATGATGCTGATCCTGCTGGCCGGGCTGCAGGCGCAGCCCGGTGACGTCCTGGAGGCGGCCCGCATGGACGGGGCGTCGGCCATGGCGACCTTCCGCTTCATCACGCTGCCGCATCTGCGCCAGTACATCGAGCTGGGCGTGCTGCTCGGCACGATCTACGTCGTGCAGACCTTCGACGCGGTCTACACCATCACCCAGGGCGGCCCCGGCTCCCAGACCACCAACCTGCCCTACGAGATCTACCTGACCATGTTCCGCAAGTACGAGTACGGCCAGGCGGCCGCCGCCGGTGTCGTCGTCGTACTCGGCTCGATCGTGATCGCGACCTTCGCGCTGCGCACCATCGCGTCGCTGTTCCGCGAGGAGGTATCCCGATGA